CCCctcacgcagacacgcgcacatgcCCACCCTCTCACGCACACGGCagcgaaacagagaaaagagggaaaaagccGAAAGAAAACGCACATCCCTCAGCCATTCTGGTTCCTGCCAGCCTCCTCTCGCACCGGCTCGATGAGGTCCTTTGGTACGTTGAAGGGAACTTTGGTAAACAGTTCATCGGCTTCCATAAACACGAGTCGAGGTGGGGAGTGTTCggttgctgcagctgggtCAGCACGACTacccgcagcggctgccctgGCACCCATCCCCCCTGGGTTGGTAGGACTCTTTGGGCGTGCTTCATCACTCGGTGATGCGGCACCAGCGCTTCCACTCGTGCCCAGTGACGAGGACGCATCGCCGCCATCGGTACGGACGGCGCCGCCAACACGCTTGTTTCCCTCTAGAATGTAGTGAATGATTGCCTCAGTGTGGAAGTAGCCCCACGGGATTACTACCTCGCCATCTGTCTCCTGCTCAAACCAGCGGGTGCAATGCATCCGCGCCACTTGCGCCACCTTGCGCTCGCGGTGCTTACGAATTACAGGGAATGAGCCAAGCTGGCTTACCGCGATGCTGGAAGGAAGTTGCTCGCCTAGCGCTTGAAGTCTTACTGACTCCTCTTCGAGTAAGCGCTGCACCTCGTGCATGTTCAAGTCGGCGTCGTTGCGCAGGTTGAGCCCGCACATGGCAGCCAGCTTAGGCTTCAGGTAGCACTCCTGCAGGCGCACCGTGGACTCCATCGATTTCAAGAGGTCGTAACGGACGTCCATCTCTTGGCAAATCTCCCACATCACCTCGGGGGAGTAAAGGGTGTTGTCGTCAGCCTTGGCAAGCATTGTCTGCCGCAGGGCGTCGTTTTCCATGATGGCTCGGTACtcttgcagctgctgtttCCCGGCCGCCTCGCTGTCACAGATACCCTCCAGTAGCACCACCGTGTCCTTATTGCGCTTTACGGCGTGGTCAATATACTCTAGCACGCGATCGTAGAATTTAATGCCTGCTACATGCAGTGTCGGGATAACGGTGATTGTGGGGTGCGCCAAGTGACTCTGAACATGCGGCGGCCCCACCTCGGCGGCATTGACGGACACAGCCAGTACTCGTGTCCAGCGGCTGCCAACTACGACAAGCTCGTCGTACACGGAACGCAGGAGGCGATTTCGCGTCAAGGACATCGTGCGGCAGTGGAGAAGGAAGTGGAGGGAACAGATGAGAGCAGCTCACATAGaggatggtggtgggggcggcGCCGGACTGGGGTGGGAGAGAACAAAAGAGGTGCGCTCCAACTGACCTTTGGTAGGGGTCTGTGTGCCGTTAGGCGGTTAGCggaaagggggtgaggggaagaCAGACTTGTGAGGCGCGCACTGAAGCAACGGATGCTGCCTAGCTGGGCACACACGGCCAGTTGCAAATGCGGATGAAAATCAGTACGGCTAAACAGGgatggaaaagagaagtgTAGCTGCATGTGTGCGCCCAAGTCATGTGCGTCACCGTCTCCTTGTTCCGCCGAACGCAGAGTAAGAAATAAGGGATAGCAGGAGGGCCGCTGGGTATGGGCGtatgggtggtggtggtggggcgaCGAGAAGTATTACAGCCACCACATGCCGACTCTGCAGATCACAACGGCAGAGCGATtggtggggaagaggcaTACGTCTAAAGCGCTGGCGTCTCCTTACTCACTCCCTCGCCCCCTCCGCACACATTCTCCTCAGCTTCCACGaccgaagaaaaaaaaagtgaagaaaagagacgagACTAACCTGAGCGCGGTCATGCCGCACACCCTTTCcgctctccgctgctgccagcgGCGGCTTGACTGCGTACCTTCTCGAGGGAGGGTGTCCCTCCATGCTTTGTTTCATTTTtactctctcccctctggCATTTGTTTTCGTATGCATCGGCACCTCTACACATGCGTGAGAGCGCGAAAGGACTAttagaggggggaggggggggacgcGCTGGAGATGCAATGAGGAGCCCCCGCCAACGTCCGccagagcagcggcgttTGGGTGAAGGCAGGGGGGGTCCACGAGACACATAAACACAGAGACGGAGGAAGTAGCCCGAGACGGAATGCACCCGCAAACCTCGCACAGGAGGGGTTCAGCAAATGTAAGAGGACAGGGAGAAGCGGGGCTACATGTCTGCCAGACGCACGTGTGCACTTGCGAGTCGAAATCGGCTACACGGTCAGTGGGCCAGCaccgcttctctcccccacagCGCCTCGACCTCCCAGAACACAGCACGAAAACCAGTCTACAGTCCCTGCACGCACTAAATAAAGCGGCGTACCTTGGGAATGATTGCAGTAGACAAGCGGCGCTGATGCTCTGCTCTGAGCTCAGTGAGGGCCCTCAGCCTCTGCTCCAGTGCCAACGCGGACTCAGCTGTGAGACCATCGATGTTGCGTGTAATCAGCtcctgcacagcagctgcgacaacAGCATCCTGCAAAGCGGCACTACCCAGAAAGTTCGCCTGctcgaggagctggagcagtTCGGCCAAGGAGAGGGTCTTCATGTTGGCAATCAGCTTGCCCGACACCAGTTGCAACGCCCGACGTGACTGTGGCAACAACTGCATCAGTTGCGCTGCCGCATCCCTTCCTGACCCACCACGCGGGCCACCAGCGTCCATGTTGCTACACCCTGACAGCTGTTCCACAGCATCGACGAAGAGCTCCACAATCTCAAGCTGAGACGCCACAGACAGGTAGGCAGATGCGCTGTCGAGCATCTCGACGAGTTGAGCCGACAGCTCGTCTccgacacgctgcagcacagagaggctTTGGGTGGCTTGCTCCATCTCTAGTACGCGCTGGCGTGCAGcggacggcgatggcgacagGAAAGGAGGACTTGCCACgagagcagcgctggagggTGAGTCGTTCAACGCGGCGGTGACACCCACCAACGACGCCGCACCAGGTAAGAGAGTTGGTGTTCGCGACGCTTGCAACTCTGCAGACAAAACGGAAAGGGACACCAGACCCTCCACGTACACTCGAAGGACTGCCAGCAGCTCGGCAGGCGTGAAGTCCGTCGACAGAAACAGCGCCCGGGCCGCCATTTGCTGCGCCAACTCCAGTGCAAGCGAATGGGTGCCGCGGACTGCCGAAAACAGCATCGCTGTTGAGCGGGGGCACGTGCGAGACGTGTCACGGATAAACGCCTTCAgcaagcgctgctgcaatCCCTCCGACAAAATCGAGTCCGCGCCGTCTGCATTCGCTTCCTTTTGAAGGCACGTGCACAAGACTGCAATGTCCATGCACTCCAGCTCCTCGAGGTgacgcagcgcacgctgccGAACACATTCCA
This genomic interval from Leishmania panamensis strain MHOM/PA/94/PSC-1 chromosome 16 sequence contains the following:
- a CDS encoding hypothetical protein (TriTrypDB/GeneDB-style sysID: LpmP.16.1460); its protein translation is MSLTRNRLLRSVYDELVVVGSRWTRVLAVSVNAAEVGPPHVQSHLAHPTITVIPTLHVAGIKFYDRVLEYIDHAVKRNKDTVVLLEGICDSEAAGKQQLQEYRAIMENDALRQTMLAKADDNTLYSPEVMWEICQEMDVRYDLLKSMESTVRLQECYLKPKLAAMCGLNLRNDADLNMHEVQRLLEEESVRLQALGEQLPSSIAVSQLGSFPVIRKHRERKVAQVARMHCTRWFEQETDGEVVIPWGYFHTEAIIHYILEGNKRVGGAVRTDGGDASSSLGTSGSAGAASPSDEARPKSPTNPGGMGARAAAAGSRADPAAATEHSPPRLVFMEADELFTKVPFNVPKDLIEPVREEAGRNQNG
- a CDS encoding hypothetical protein (TriTrypDB/GeneDB-style sysID: LpmP.16.1470), whose product is MFRRSACWLSKRTPGYVFWRQSSLTELEHSKRNYLLSERPVPIGEVSRRMARVKSRYEDTRDFHERNLLRGEYKYFTGKLCDLRAASLGDMVVVLQCGAFFGFWDSAQVDRILAELFLQLEGMKAVELVALFVCMPQLRRQESNLYHRVAVELVPLVPDLTTEECLAVCRACTTETPPELTESVLRELAEHSEEITLTQCVEVLDTWSVVPAAVRFRVRDTMECVRQRALRHLEELECMDIAVLCTCLQKEANADGADSILSEGLQQRLLKAFIRDTSRTCPRSTAMLFSAVRGTHSLALELAQQMAARALFLSTDFTPAELLAVLRVYVEGLVSLSVLSAELQASRTPTLLPGAASLVGVTAALNDSPSSAALVASPPFLSPSPSAARQRVLEMEQATQSLSVLQRVGDELSAQLVEMLDSASAYLSVASQLEIVELFVDAVEQLSGCSNMDAGGPRGGSGRDAAAQLMQLLPQSRRALQLVSGKLIANMKTLSLAELLQLLEQANFLGSAALQDAVVAAAVQELITRNIDGLTAESALALEQRLRALTELRAEHQRRLSTAIIPKVRRFI